Proteins encoded together in one Triticum dicoccoides isolate Atlit2015 ecotype Zavitan chromosome 7B, WEW_v2.0, whole genome shotgun sequence window:
- the LOC119339251 gene encoding cytochrome P450 87A3-like, whose amino-acid sequence MTPTHLHPLPSPHTRCPLVELTSAVMELGGVGGPFCNVYLPEYLLVDWTRGGAAPGPHAGVVKAHACADVRWIPSAWPSEARKTTGSEASFNLKMEEGYYFSYASLCGALAVIVAGWLVYRWMNPPCNTGRLPPGSMGFPLVGETFRFFKPSPSIDIPAFYKQRLKRYGPLFKTNLVGQPLVVSMDAEVNRFIFQQEGKLFRSWYPDTTNIIFGKESLASCDGSLHKFVRSFAARLFGVDSLRDVLLAEMEQNVARSFAAWAAEPAGIEVKDAVSTMIFDLMAKKLIGFGPDKSRKLRKNLDVFFQGMVSFPLYFPGTAFYKCIQGRKNVQKVLKDLLKERLSAPQKRHGDFLDEVVDELQSGTGMLNEKFAVDLVGALLFASFATVSSSLTVAMKFLSDQPSVVESLKEEHEAILKKREGAGTSAITWDEYKSMAFTAQVTNEIVRLSNVAPGIFRKTLTDVQAKGYTIPAGWLVMISPISVNLNPELYEDPLAFNPWRWQDESKKSTLLKNFMPFGGGLRLCVGAEFSRIQIALFLHTLVTKYRWKEIKGGEVQRISEIVFPKGYHIQIIPREESIN is encoded by the exons ATGACCCCTACTCACCTCCATCCCCTACCCAGCCCCCATACACGCTGCCCGCTGGTGGAGCTCACCAGCGCCGTCATGGAGCTCGGCGGCGTTGGAGGCCCATTTTGCAATGTCTACCTCCCTGAGTATCTGTTGGTGGACTGGACGCGGGGCGGCGCTGCTCCAGGTCCTCATGCCGGCGTGGTGAAGGCGCATGCATGCGCCGATGTCCGCTGGATCCCATCGGCGTGGCCCAG CGAAGCAAGAAAAACCACAGGCAGCGAAGCTAGCTTCAACTTGAAGATGGAGGAGGGCTACTACTTCTCGTACGCATCCCTCTGCGGCGCCCTTGCGGTGATTGTGGCAGGCTGGCTCGTGTACAGGTGGATGAATCCTCCCTGCAACACCGGGAGGCTCCCTCCCGGATCCATGGGCTTCCCCCTCGTCGGCGAGACCTTCCGCTTCTTCAAGCCAAGCCCTTCTATCGACATCCCAGCCTTCTACAAGCAAAGGCTCAAAAG ATACGGCCCGTTGTTCAAGACGAACCTCGTGGGGCAGCCGTTGGTGGTGTCCATGGACGCCGAGGTGAACCGCTTCATCTTCCAGCAGGAAGGCAAGCTGTTCCGGAGCTGGTACCCGGACACCACCAACATCATCTTCGGAAAGGAGAGCCTCGCCTCCTGCGACGGCTCCCTCCATAAGTTTGTCCGCAGCTTCGCCGCCAGGCTCTTCGGCGTCGACAGCCTCCGGGACGTGCTCCTCGCCGAAATGGAGCAGAACGTGGCGCGGAGCTTCGCCGCGTGGGCCGCGGAGCCTGCAGGAATCGAGGTCAAGGACGCGGTGTCCACG ATGATCTTTGACCTCATGGCCAAGAAGCTGATTGGTTTTGGGCCCGACAAGTCAAGGAAACTTAGGAAGAATTTGGATGTCTTCTTCCAGGGAATGGTCTCCTTCCCGCTGTATTTCCCTGGGACAGCATTCTACAAATGCATACAG GGAAGGAAAAATGTGCAAAAGGTACTCAAGGACCTGCTAAAAGAAAGGCTCAGTGCACCTCAAAAGCGACACGGTGATTTCCtcgacgaggtcgtcgatgagctaCAGAGCGGGACGGGAATGTTGAACGAGAAATTCGCTGTAGATCTGGTGGGCGCCCTCCTGTTCGCCAGCTTTGCGACCGTGTCGTCGTCGCTCACTGTCGCCATGAAGTTCCTCAGCGACCAACCCAGTGTGGTAGAATCACTCAAG GAGGAGCATGAAGCGATTTTGAAGAAAAGAGAGGGTGCCGGTACTAGTGCGATCACATGGGACGAATACAAGTCCATGGCATTCACTGCTCAG GTCACGAATGAGATCGTTCGCCTTAGTAACGTGGCCCCTGGAATATTCAGGAAAACACTAACAGATGTGCAAGCGAAAG GCTACACGATCCCCGCCGGTTGGCTGGTGATGATCAGCCCCATATCTGTCAATCTGAACCCAGAACTGTATGAAGATCCCTTAGCCTTTAATCCATGGAGGTGGCAGGATGAGTCGAAGAAGAGCACTCTGCTCAAGAACTTCATGCCGTTCGGAGGGGGGCTAAGGCTTTGCGTGGGCGCAGAATTCAGCAGAATTCAGATCGCACTCTTCCTTCACACCTTGGTGACAAAGTACAG ATGGAAGGAGATAAAAGGAGGCGAAGTGCAACGCATATCCGAGATCGTGTTTCCGAAGGGCTATCACATCCAAATAATCCCTAGGGAGGAATCGATAAACTGA